In a genomic window of Bradyrhizobium sp. LLZ17:
- a CDS encoding polysaccharide biosynthesis/export family protein — MPNSRLRNTFHLEASSSDLRRCIKWALVAVSLTTFVTPSKAEYLVNIGDVLEVAVAGVPELRHRAAVQMDGNVSLPLVGTLPVAGLPLPQIQAKIGAALASKAFRQRTSDGREAVVVIDADEVTTVIAEYKPVYVNGDVSKPGEYPYRPSITARQLVAVAGGYDIMRMRMNNPYLESADLRSEYGSLWTELAKEQARLWRIKTELGEGAQISPGALMDAPLARSAISEIVNAEKEYLKTKQSDYQQEKTYLQHGIRQGDDEVRVLSEQQKKDDEGLQADLEDLQKTTELFGKGSLISPRVTDARRAVLLSSTRKLQTSAQLLQVKKQQDEFVRKLAKLDDQRRLDLFRELQDTSVRLNQTREKLQSVGEKLQYVAMVRSQLVRGAGNNLEIAIIRKGNKERERIIASEDTELQPGDAVEVSLHYQDGPAVSPGRLSSSNVPSDAGRTDATTGDSLRVGQR; from the coding sequence ATGCCGAACTCCAGACTGCGCAATACCTTTCATCTCGAGGCCTCGAGCAGCGACCTGCGTCGTTGCATCAAATGGGCCTTGGTGGCTGTTAGCTTGACAACTTTCGTCACTCCATCGAAGGCAGAATATCTGGTAAACATCGGAGATGTGCTGGAGGTTGCAGTGGCGGGCGTGCCGGAGCTGCGGCATCGTGCTGCCGTTCAAATGGACGGAAATGTTTCGTTGCCACTGGTCGGAACCCTTCCGGTGGCCGGCTTGCCCCTACCGCAGATCCAAGCCAAAATCGGCGCTGCACTGGCAAGCAAGGCGTTTCGACAGAGGACGTCGGATGGCCGTGAGGCGGTCGTCGTGATCGACGCAGACGAGGTCACGACGGTCATCGCAGAGTACAAGCCCGTATACGTAAATGGGGATGTATCAAAGCCCGGTGAGTACCCTTATCGTCCGTCTATCACCGCACGCCAGCTCGTCGCCGTTGCAGGCGGCTACGACATCATGCGTATGAGAATGAACAACCCTTATCTCGAGTCAGCAGACCTGAGGAGCGAGTATGGTTCACTTTGGACAGAGCTGGCCAAAGAACAGGCGCGTTTGTGGCGCATCAAGACTGAACTTGGAGAGGGAGCCCAGATCAGCCCCGGCGCTCTGATGGACGCGCCCTTGGCTCGATCGGCGATTTCGGAAATCGTTAATGCGGAAAAGGAATATCTCAAGACCAAGCAGAGTGATTATCAGCAGGAAAAAACGTATCTCCAGCACGGTATTCGACAGGGAGACGACGAGGTCCGCGTGTTGTCAGAGCAGCAGAAGAAAGATGACGAAGGACTTCAGGCGGATCTCGAAGACCTGCAGAAAACGACCGAGCTCTTCGGCAAGGGCTCCTTGATCAGCCCTCGCGTTACGGACGCGCGTCGCGCGGTGCTGCTGTCGTCAACACGGAAGCTGCAAACCTCTGCGCAACTGCTGCAGGTCAAAAAGCAGCAGGACGAGTTCGTCAGAAAGCTGGCAAAGCTGGATGATCAGCGCAGGCTCGACCTGTTCCGTGAGCTGCAAGATACCAGCGTAAGGCTCAATCAAACTCGCGAGAAGCTGCAGAGCGTCGGCGAGAAGCTTCAGTACGTTGCAATGGTGCGATCACAACTCGTGCGAGGAGCCGGCAACAACCTGGAGATTGCCATTATAAGGAAGGGCAATAAGGAGCGGGAACGAATCATCGCAAGCGAGGATACCGAGCTGCAGCCGGGTGACGCCGTCGAGGTCAGCCTACACTACCAGGATGGTCCTGCCGTCTCTCCTGGAAGGCTAAGCAGTTCAAATGTTCCATCAGACGCAGGCCGGACCGATGCGACTACCGGCGATTCGCTGCGCGTCGGGCAGAGATGA
- a CDS encoding VanZ family protein produces the protein MAALLRLVAWLLAAAVTLVTLGPEDVRPYPVLGQQGDHALAFLLIGIFFGLAYPQRRWTGSAVAVALIGLLEFMQLWVPGRHARFEDFVVDALSVCFGFAGSAAANWMMAQLRPGSRRGADLQTARLPKAGDTSAAVADQRR, from the coding sequence ATTGCCGCTCTTCTTCGGCTCGTCGCGTGGCTGCTCGCGGCCGCTGTCACTTTGGTAACGCTCGGACCTGAGGACGTTCGGCCTTATCCTGTTCTCGGACAGCAAGGCGATCATGCGCTCGCCTTCCTTCTGATCGGGATTTTCTTCGGTCTCGCCTATCCGCAGCGGCGCTGGACTGGTTCAGCTGTCGCCGTTGCCCTGATCGGCCTACTTGAGTTCATGCAATTATGGGTGCCGGGACGGCATGCGAGGTTTGAGGATTTTGTGGTCGATGCACTCTCGGTCTGCTTCGGCTTCGCTGGGTCCGCAGCTGCCAACTGGATGATGGCGCAACTTCGGCCAGGATCCCGGCGCGGTGCGGATCTGCAAACGGCGCGACTCCCTAAGGCCGGCGATACGTCGGCGGCAGTCGCCGACCAACGACGATGA